A window of Castanea sativa cultivar Marrone di Chiusa Pesio chromosome 1, ASM4071231v1 contains these coding sequences:
- the LOC142610136 gene encoding uncharacterized protein LOC142610136: MEGPYIFLLLAFLLMQPCILQLSQSSNNFTDQSALIAFKYQITFNPNDSVFAGGNWSTTTNFCEWFGVSCSRHRQRVTALNLSYVGLHGTISPHIANLSFLVSLDLKNNSFNGFLPHEIGHLHRLRKLHLSNNLLEGSIPPTIHNCQKLEYLYLRYNNFSGGIPKELGMLPKLRHLYLNRNSLSGTIPLSLSNMSSLEKLNLESNSLTGQFPFVIFNFSFLTVLALTQNHFLGILPMNLCTQCPNLQKLDISENEFSGKLTSQFNNCTELSILSLSYNKFDGSIPKGFGNLEKLEMLYLGGNNLTGTIPPIISNLSMLQEFAIEINNVKGGIPSDLWRLQNLKILGFHLNDLTGTIPQYIFNITPLQVLNLAVNSLSGNLPLDTRISCPNLEILGLALNKISGHIPSYLLNISSLFIIDISTNFLSGHIPRNLGNLKNLKSLDLSANQLTVEPGLQGHSFLLSLTNCRFLEALHLSSNPLNITIPDAIGNFSLSLEVFVASENQIKDQIPMGIGSLKNLYLLDLSGNSLTGNIPSTLGGLERLQRLFLEENLIEGSIPEQLCQLKNLGELLLSMNSLSRSISNCIGNLSLLQKFNISYNRLTSSIPLNLWSLQNLIFLDLSSNFLNGSLSPSMTKLPTIVVMDLSCNQIAGNIPSIIGAFESLRYLNMSKNSFQGNIPQSFGQLRGMDQLDLSNNNLSGAIPKYLETLPYLKYLNLSFNKLSGEIPSTGPFTNFTAESFLGNEALCGNPIFGVPPCTSPTPLGSRVKQVLLKYIVPVIASIIIFAAVVMMQRRHPQCNMQIPGLPITLPRVDHRMISYQEISRGTNNFCESNLLGTGGFGFVYKGILSDGTIIAVKVLNLQLEGAFKSFDTECKVLRAIRHRNLVKVISTCSNLEFRALVLQYMSNGSLEKWLYSHNNCLNLVQRVGIMVDVALALEYLHNGQSESMVHCDLKPSNILLDEDMVAHVSDFGIAKILAPNKDATQTKTLGTFGYIAPEYGSEGRVSTKCDIYSYGIILLEIITRKKPTDEMFVGELAMRQWIASLPDRMEVVDDGLLRIEDGRDVTGMQTVLLSILELGLRCSEESPDERPDIKDVVTKVNKTKLALLGNINRGV; this comes from the exons ATGGAAGGGCCATACATTTTCCTCCTGTTGGCTTTTCTGTTAATGCAGCCATGCATACTTCAGTTGTCCCAATCTTCCAACAACTTTACCGATCAATCAGCTCTCATTGCCTTCAAATATCAAATCACTTTTAACCCAAACGATTCTGTCTTTGCTGGTGGTAACTGGTCCACAACAACAAACTTCTGTGAGTGGTTTGGGGTCTCTTGCAGCCGACACAGACAAAGAGTCACAGCCTTGAACCTTTCCTACGTGGGTCTCCATGGCACCATTTCCCCTCATATTGCCAACCTCTCCTTCCTAGTCtcacttgatcttaaaaacaACAGCTTCAATGGTTTTCTGCCACATGAGATTGGTCATCTACACCGCTTGAGGAAACTTCACTTGTCAAACAACTTATTGGAAGGTAGTATCCCTCCAACCATTCATAATTGCCAGAAGCTTGAATATTTATATCTTCGTTACAACAATTTTAGTGGTGGCATACCTAAAGAATTGGGCATGTTACCCAAACTTCGACATTTATATCTTAATAGAAACAGTCTAAGTGGTACAATTCCATTGTCCCTTAGCAATATGTCGTCATTAGAGAAACTGAATTTGGAATCTAATAGCCTTACTGGTCAATTTCCTTTTGTCATCTTTAACTTCTCTTTTCTGACGGTTCTTGCTCTTACACAAAATCACTTCTTAGGAATCCTTCCAATGAATCTTTGCACCCAATGTCCTAATCTTCAAAAACTGGATATTTCCGAAAATGAATTCAGCGGTAAGCTCACCTCACAGTTTAATAACTGTACAGAGCTTTCTATCTTATCTCTGTCATACAATAAGTTTGATGGAAGTATTCCAAAAGGTTTTGGGAATTTAGAAAAGCTTGAAATGCTATATCTTGGAGGTAACAACTTAACTGGAACTATACCTCCTATCATAAGCAACTTGTCGATGTTACAAGAGTTTGCCATCGAAATCAACAACGTGAAAGGTGGCATTCCAAGTGATTTATGGCGTCtccaaaatctgaaaattttgggatttcatCTGAATGATCTCACTGGGACAATACCCCAATATATTTTCAACATTACCCCTCTACAAGTGCTCAACTTGGCTGTAAATTCCTTGTCTGGAAATCTTCCATTAGATACTAGGATCTCTTGCCCTAATCTTGAAATTCTAGGACTTGCTTTGAACAAAATTAGTGGTCATATCCCATCATATCTTTTAAATATTTCCAGCCTCTTCATAATAGATATTTCTACAAACTTTCTCTCTGGACACATACCCAGAAATCTTGGGAacttaaaaaatctaaaatcccTTGATCTAAGTGCAAATCAGCTGACAGTGGAGCCTGGACTTCAAGGGCATAGTTTCCTTTTATCTTTAACTAATTGCAGATTTTTGGAGGCGCTACATTTATCCAGCAATCCCTTGAATATTACAATTCCGGATGCCATTGGAAATTTTTCACTTTCACTTGAAGTCTTTGTTGCAAGTGAAAACCAAATAAAGGATCAAATTCCAATGGGAATTGGTTCCTTGAAAAACTTGTACTTACTTGATTTGTCGGGTAACAGTTTGACCGGAAACATACCGTCCACATTGGGGGGATTAGAGAGACTGCAAAGATTGTTTCTTGAAGAGAACTTGATTGAAGGATCCATTCCAGAACAACTTTGTCAATTAAAGAACCTGGGAGAATTGTTGCTCTCTATGAACAGTCTCTCAAGATCCATCTCGAATTGCATTGGAAATCTCAGTCTTTTGCAAAAATTCAACATCAGTTATAATAGACTAACATCATCAATCCCATTGAATTTGTGGAGTCTTCAAAACCTGATATTCTTGGATTTATCATCGAATTTCCTCAACGGAAGTTTGTCTCCAAGCATGACAAAATTGCCCACTATTGTAGTCATGGACTTATCCTGTAACCAAATTGCTGGAAATATTCCCAGTATCATTGGTGCTTTTGAGAGCCTAAGATATCTAAACATGTCAAAAAACTCATTCCAAGGAAACATTCCACAATCTTTTGGACAATTGAGGGGAATGGATCAGCTAGATCTCTCAAATAATAATCTCTCTGGGGCTATTCCAAAATATCTTGAGACACTTCCATATCTCAAGTATTTGAATTTGTCCTTCAATAAGCTATCGGGAGAGATTCCATCCACCGGACCTTTTACAAACTTCACCGCAGAATCATTTTTAGGTAATGAAGCACTTTGTGGGAATCCAATTTTTGGAGTTCCACCTTGTACAAGTCCAACTCCTCTTGGATCAAGGGTGAAACAAGTTTTGCTAAAATATATTGTTCCTGTCATTGCATCAATTATAATCTTTGCAGCAGTGGTCATGATGCAAAGAAGACATCCACAATGTAACATGCAGATTCCAGGCTTGCCTATCACATTGCCTAGAGTGGATCATAGAATGATATCATATCAAGAGATTTCTCGTGGAACAAACAACTTTTGTGAGAGCAACTTGCTTGGAACAGGAGGTTTTGGTTTTGTGTACAAAGGGATACTATCTGATGGGACTATCATTGCTGTTAAAGTTCTAAACCTGCAATTGGAGGGTGCTTTCAAAAGTTTTGATACTGAGTGCAAGGTGTTAAGGGCAATCCGACATAGGAATCTTGTTAAAGTCATTAGTACATGCTCCAACCTTGAGTTTAGAGCTTTGGTGCTTCAATACATGTCAAATGGTAGCCTTGAAAAGTGGTTATACTCTCATAACAACTGCTTGAATCTTGTCCAAAGAGTAGGCATCATGGTTGATGTTGCATTAGCGTTGGAATATCTCCACAATGGTCAATCAGAATCTATGGTGCATTGTGATTTGAAGCCTTCCAATATTCTTTTGGATGAGGACATGGTTGCACATGTTAGTGACTTTGGCATTGCAAAAATTTTAGCCCCAAACAAGGACGCAACGCAAACCAAAACTCTCGGTACATTTGGCTACATTGCACCAG AGTATGGCTCAGAAGGGAGAGTGTCAACCAAATGTGACATTTATAGCTATGGAATAATATTGTTGGAGATCATCACAAGAAAGAAACCCACTGATGAAATGTTTGTTGGAGAACTAGCTATGAGGCAATGGATTGCATCACTTCCAGATAGAATGGAAGTCGTGGATGATGGTTTACTCAGGATTGAAGATGGAAGAGATGTAACTGGGATGCAAACTGTTCTTTTATCTATCTTAGAATTAGGTTTAAGATGTTCTGAAGAATCACCAGATGAAAGACCAGACATAAAGGATGTTGTGACCAAGGTTAACAAAACCAAATTGGCACTACTTGGAAACATAAACAGGGGTGTCTAA